Proteins found in one Mustela lutreola isolate mMusLut2 chromosome 12, mMusLut2.pri, whole genome shotgun sequence genomic segment:
- the SH2D3C gene encoding SH2 domain-containing protein 3C isoform X2 produces the protein MAPSPPLTGWRVGSPRPASPLLPRQGDEVIAPPRGTRSRCPARSLPAPLPRRPPPPTSARPRTPGPTMTERCSLWSALSAAACCFYRGSFVQVQFSKEKYILDSSPEKLHKELEEELKLSSTDLRSHAWYHGRIPREVSETLVQRNGDFLIRDSLTSLGDYVLTCRWRNQALHFKINKVVVKAGESYTHIQYLFEQESFDHVPALVRYHVGSRKAVSEQSGAIIYCPVNRTFPLRYLEACYGLGQGSGKAASPASPSGPKGSHMKRRSVTMTDGLTADKVTRSDGCPTSTSLPHPRESIRNCALSMDQIPDLHSPMSPISESPSSPAYSTVTRVHATPTAPSATVLPASPVTRRSSEPQLCPGSAPKPPGESDKGPYASPSHTLSKASPSPSLSSYSDPDSGHYCQLQPPVRGSREWAAAEASSRQARSYGERLKELSENGAPEGDWGRAFIAPVVEATSSFNPTTFQSLLIPKDNRPLEVGLLRKVKELLAEVDARTLARHVTKVDCLVARILGVTKEMQTLMGVRWGMELLTLPHGRQLRLDLLERFHTMSIMLAVDILGCTGSAEERAVLLHKTIQLAAELRGTMGNMFSFAAVMGALDMAQIARLEQTWVTLRQRHTEGAILYEKKLKPFLKSLNEGKEGLPLSNTTFPHVLPLITLLECDSAPAEGPEPWGSTEHGVEVVLAHLEAARTVAHHGGLYHTNAEVKLQGFQARPELLEVFSTEFQMRLLWGSQGASSNQARRYEKFDKVLTALSHKLEPAVRSSEL, from the exons atggccccctcccctcccctgaccGGCTGGAGGGTGGGGtctccccgccccgcctccccgcTCCTCCCCCGCCAAGGCGATGAGGTAATCGCGCCGCCGAGAGGCACGCGCAGCCGGTGCCCAGCCCGGTCGCTCCCCGCGCCCCTgccccgccggccgccgcccCCCACATCGGCCCGGCCCCGGACGCCCGGCCCCACCATGACCGAGCGGTGCAGCCTGTGGAGCGCCCTTTCGGCCGCAGCCTGCTGCTTCTACCGCGGCTCCTTCGTGCAGGTGCAG TTCTCCAAGGAGAAGTACATCTTGGACTCCTCCCCTGAGAAGCTACACAAGGAGTTGGAGGAGGAACTCAAACTCAGCAGCACAGATCTCCGCAGTCATGCCTGGTATCACGGCCGCATCCCCCGTGAG GTATCAGAGACCCTGGTGCAGCGCAACGGTGACTTCCTCATCCGGGACTCTCTCACCAGCCTGGGTGACTATGTGCTCACGTGCCGCTGGCGCAACCAGGCCCTGCACTTCAAGATCAACAAGGTGGTGGTGAAGGCCGGGGAGAGCTACACCCACATCCAGTACCTGTTCGAGCAGGAGAGCTTCGACCATGTGCCCGCCCTCGTGCGGTACCATGTGGGCAGCCGCAAGGCCGTGTCGGAGCAGAGCGGTGCCATCATCTACTGCCCTGTGAACCGCACCTTCCCGCTGCGCTACCTGGAGGCCTGTTATGGCCTGGGCCAGGGCAGTGGCAAGGCGGCCAGCCCCGCCAGCCCCTCGGGCCCCAAAGGCAGCCACATGAAGCGGCGCAGCGTCACCATGACCGATGGGCTCACTGCCGACAAAGTCACCCGCAGCGATGGCTGCCCCACCAG CACCTCACTGCCCCACCCCCGGGAATCTATCCGCAACTGTGCCCTCAGCATGGACCAGATCCCGGACCTGCACTCGCCCATGTCACCCATCTCCGAGAGTCCCAGCTCCCCCGCCTACAGTACTG TGACCCGTGTCCACGCCACCCCTACAGCTCCATCAGCCACAgtgctgcctgcctcccctgtTACCCGCCGCTCCAGTGAACCTCAGCTGTGTCCCGGAAGTGCCCCGAAGCCCCCTGGGGAGTCAGACAAGGGCCCTTATGCCAGCCCCTCCCACACTCTCTCCAAGGCCTCCCCATCCCCGTCACTCAGCAGCTACAGTGACCCGGACTCTGGCCATTACTGCCAGCTGCAGCCTCCTGTCCGTGGCAGTCGAGAGTGGGCAGCAGCTGAGGCCTCCAGCCGGCAGGCCAGGAGCTATGGGGAGAGACTAAAGGAACTGTCAGAGAATGGGGCGCCTGAAGGGGACTGGGGCAGGGCCTTCATAGCCCCTGTTGTGGAAGCCACCTCCTCCTTCAACCCCACCACCTTCCAGTCACTACTGATCCCCAAGGATAACCGGCCACTGGAGGTGGGCCTCCTGCGCAAGGTCAAGGAGCTGCTAGCAGAGGTGGATGCCCGGACGCTGGCCCGGCACGTCACCAAGGTTGACTGCCTG GTTGCTAGGATACTGGGCGTTACCAAGGAGATGCAGACCCTAATGGGAGTCCGCTGGGGCATGGAGCTGCTCACCCTCCCCCATGGCCGGCAGCTACGACTAGACCTGCTGGAAAG GTTCCACACCATGTCCATCATGCTGGCCGTGGACATCCTGGGCTGCACGGGCTCGGCGGAGGAGCGGGCAGTGCTTCTGCACAAGACCATCCAGCTGGCGGCTGAACTTCGAGGGACCATGGGCAACATGTTCAGCTTCGCGGCGGTCATGGGCGCCCTCGATATGGCTCAG ATTGCCCGGCTGGAGCAGACATGGGTGACCCTTCGGCAGCGACACACAGAAGGTGCCATCCTCTACGAGAAAAAGCTCAAGCCATTTCTCAAGAGCCTCAACGAGGGCAAAG AAGGCCTGCCGCTGAGCAATACCACGTTTCCTCATGTGCTGCCGCTTATCACTCTTCTGGAGTGTGACTCGGCCCCAGCAGAGGGCCCCGAGCCCTGGGGCAGCACAGAGCACGGCGTGGAGGTGGTGCTGGCCCACCTGGAGGCTGCCCGCACCGTGGCCCACCACGGAGGCCTGTATCACACCAACGCGGAGGTCAAGCTGCAGG GGTTCCAGGCCCGGCCAGAGCTCTTGGAGGTGTTCAGCACTGAGTTCCAGATGCGCCTCCTCTGGGGCAGCCAGGGCGCCAGCAGCAACCAGGCCCGACGCTACGAGAAGTTCGACAAGGTCCTCACTGCCCTGTCCCACAAACTGGAACCTGCCGTCCGCTCCAGTGAGCTGTGA
- the SH2D3C gene encoding SH2 domain-containing protein 3C isoform X5, with protein MTAVGRRCPALGPRGVAGEPEAGGDYVKFSKEKYILDSSPEKLHKELEEELKLSSTDLRSHAWYHGRIPREVSETLVQRNGDFLIRDSLTSLGDYVLTCRWRNQALHFKINKVVVKAGESYTHIQYLFEQESFDHVPALVRYHVGSRKAVSEQSGAIIYCPVNRTFPLRYLEACYGLGQGSGKAASPASPSGPKGSHMKRRSVTMTDGLTADKVTRSDGCPTSTSLPHPRESIRNCALSMDQIPDLHSPMSPISESPSSPAYSTVTRVHATPTAPSATVLPASPVTRRSSEPQLCPGSAPKPPGESDKGPYASPSHTLSKASPSPSLSSYSDPDSGHYCQLQPPVRGSREWAAAEASSRQARSYGERLKELSENGAPEGDWGRAFIAPVVEATSSFNPTTFQSLLIPKDNRPLEVGLLRKVKELLAEVDARTLARHVTKVDCLVARILGVTKEMQTLMGVRWGMELLTLPHGRQLRLDLLERFHTMSIMLAVDILGCTGSAEERAVLLHKTIQLAAELRGTMGNMFSFAAVMGALDMAQIARLEQTWVTLRQRHTEGAILYEKKLKPFLKSLNEGKEGLPLSNTTFPHVLPLITLLECDSAPAEGPEPWGSTEHGVEVVLAHLEAARTVAHHGGLYHTNAEVKLQGFQARPELLEVFSTEFQMRLLWGSQGASSNQARRYEKFDKVLTALSHKLEPAVRSSEL; from the exons ATGACTGCAGTGGGACGAAGATGCCCCGCACTGGGACCTAGAGG ggttGCTGGAGAGCCAGAGGCTGGCGGGGACTATGTGAAG TTCTCCAAGGAGAAGTACATCTTGGACTCCTCCCCTGAGAAGCTACACAAGGAGTTGGAGGAGGAACTCAAACTCAGCAGCACAGATCTCCGCAGTCATGCCTGGTATCACGGCCGCATCCCCCGTGAG GTATCAGAGACCCTGGTGCAGCGCAACGGTGACTTCCTCATCCGGGACTCTCTCACCAGCCTGGGTGACTATGTGCTCACGTGCCGCTGGCGCAACCAGGCCCTGCACTTCAAGATCAACAAGGTGGTGGTGAAGGCCGGGGAGAGCTACACCCACATCCAGTACCTGTTCGAGCAGGAGAGCTTCGACCATGTGCCCGCCCTCGTGCGGTACCATGTGGGCAGCCGCAAGGCCGTGTCGGAGCAGAGCGGTGCCATCATCTACTGCCCTGTGAACCGCACCTTCCCGCTGCGCTACCTGGAGGCCTGTTATGGCCTGGGCCAGGGCAGTGGCAAGGCGGCCAGCCCCGCCAGCCCCTCGGGCCCCAAAGGCAGCCACATGAAGCGGCGCAGCGTCACCATGACCGATGGGCTCACTGCCGACAAAGTCACCCGCAGCGATGGCTGCCCCACCAG CACCTCACTGCCCCACCCCCGGGAATCTATCCGCAACTGTGCCCTCAGCATGGACCAGATCCCGGACCTGCACTCGCCCATGTCACCCATCTCCGAGAGTCCCAGCTCCCCCGCCTACAGTACTG TGACCCGTGTCCACGCCACCCCTACAGCTCCATCAGCCACAgtgctgcctgcctcccctgtTACCCGCCGCTCCAGTGAACCTCAGCTGTGTCCCGGAAGTGCCCCGAAGCCCCCTGGGGAGTCAGACAAGGGCCCTTATGCCAGCCCCTCCCACACTCTCTCCAAGGCCTCCCCATCCCCGTCACTCAGCAGCTACAGTGACCCGGACTCTGGCCATTACTGCCAGCTGCAGCCTCCTGTCCGTGGCAGTCGAGAGTGGGCAGCAGCTGAGGCCTCCAGCCGGCAGGCCAGGAGCTATGGGGAGAGACTAAAGGAACTGTCAGAGAATGGGGCGCCTGAAGGGGACTGGGGCAGGGCCTTCATAGCCCCTGTTGTGGAAGCCACCTCCTCCTTCAACCCCACCACCTTCCAGTCACTACTGATCCCCAAGGATAACCGGCCACTGGAGGTGGGCCTCCTGCGCAAGGTCAAGGAGCTGCTAGCAGAGGTGGATGCCCGGACGCTGGCCCGGCACGTCACCAAGGTTGACTGCCTG GTTGCTAGGATACTGGGCGTTACCAAGGAGATGCAGACCCTAATGGGAGTCCGCTGGGGCATGGAGCTGCTCACCCTCCCCCATGGCCGGCAGCTACGACTAGACCTGCTGGAAAG GTTCCACACCATGTCCATCATGCTGGCCGTGGACATCCTGGGCTGCACGGGCTCGGCGGAGGAGCGGGCAGTGCTTCTGCACAAGACCATCCAGCTGGCGGCTGAACTTCGAGGGACCATGGGCAACATGTTCAGCTTCGCGGCGGTCATGGGCGCCCTCGATATGGCTCAG ATTGCCCGGCTGGAGCAGACATGGGTGACCCTTCGGCAGCGACACACAGAAGGTGCCATCCTCTACGAGAAAAAGCTCAAGCCATTTCTCAAGAGCCTCAACGAGGGCAAAG AAGGCCTGCCGCTGAGCAATACCACGTTTCCTCATGTGCTGCCGCTTATCACTCTTCTGGAGTGTGACTCGGCCCCAGCAGAGGGCCCCGAGCCCTGGGGCAGCACAGAGCACGGCGTGGAGGTGGTGCTGGCCCACCTGGAGGCTGCCCGCACCGTGGCCCACCACGGAGGCCTGTATCACACCAACGCGGAGGTCAAGCTGCAGG GGTTCCAGGCCCGGCCAGAGCTCTTGGAGGTGTTCAGCACTGAGTTCCAGATGCGCCTCCTCTGGGGCAGCCAGGGCGCCAGCAGCAACCAGGCCCGACGCTACGAGAAGTTCGACAAGGTCCTCACTGCCCTGTCCCACAAACTGGAACCTGCCGTCCGCTCCAGTGAGCTGTGA
- the SH2D3C gene encoding SH2 domain-containing protein 3C isoform X4: protein MGLRRPVLAREPGPSLTKLILPLVINTLLGVAGEPEAGGDYVKFSKEKYILDSSPEKLHKELEEELKLSSTDLRSHAWYHGRIPREVSETLVQRNGDFLIRDSLTSLGDYVLTCRWRNQALHFKINKVVVKAGESYTHIQYLFEQESFDHVPALVRYHVGSRKAVSEQSGAIIYCPVNRTFPLRYLEACYGLGQGSGKAASPASPSGPKGSHMKRRSVTMTDGLTADKVTRSDGCPTSTSLPHPRESIRNCALSMDQIPDLHSPMSPISESPSSPAYSTVTRVHATPTAPSATVLPASPVTRRSSEPQLCPGSAPKPPGESDKGPYASPSHTLSKASPSPSLSSYSDPDSGHYCQLQPPVRGSREWAAAEASSRQARSYGERLKELSENGAPEGDWGRAFIAPVVEATSSFNPTTFQSLLIPKDNRPLEVGLLRKVKELLAEVDARTLARHVTKVDCLVARILGVTKEMQTLMGVRWGMELLTLPHGRQLRLDLLERFHTMSIMLAVDILGCTGSAEERAVLLHKTIQLAAELRGTMGNMFSFAAVMGALDMAQIARLEQTWVTLRQRHTEGAILYEKKLKPFLKSLNEGKEGLPLSNTTFPHVLPLITLLECDSAPAEGPEPWGSTEHGVEVVLAHLEAARTVAHHGGLYHTNAEVKLQGFQARPELLEVFSTEFQMRLLWGSQGASSNQARRYEKFDKVLTALSHKLEPAVRSSEL from the exons ATGGGACTACGGAGGCCTGTCCTAGCCAGAGAACCAGGGCCCAGCCTGACAAAATTAATCCTACCGCTAGTGATCAACACACTGCTTGG ggttGCTGGAGAGCCAGAGGCTGGCGGGGACTATGTGAAG TTCTCCAAGGAGAAGTACATCTTGGACTCCTCCCCTGAGAAGCTACACAAGGAGTTGGAGGAGGAACTCAAACTCAGCAGCACAGATCTCCGCAGTCATGCCTGGTATCACGGCCGCATCCCCCGTGAG GTATCAGAGACCCTGGTGCAGCGCAACGGTGACTTCCTCATCCGGGACTCTCTCACCAGCCTGGGTGACTATGTGCTCACGTGCCGCTGGCGCAACCAGGCCCTGCACTTCAAGATCAACAAGGTGGTGGTGAAGGCCGGGGAGAGCTACACCCACATCCAGTACCTGTTCGAGCAGGAGAGCTTCGACCATGTGCCCGCCCTCGTGCGGTACCATGTGGGCAGCCGCAAGGCCGTGTCGGAGCAGAGCGGTGCCATCATCTACTGCCCTGTGAACCGCACCTTCCCGCTGCGCTACCTGGAGGCCTGTTATGGCCTGGGCCAGGGCAGTGGCAAGGCGGCCAGCCCCGCCAGCCCCTCGGGCCCCAAAGGCAGCCACATGAAGCGGCGCAGCGTCACCATGACCGATGGGCTCACTGCCGACAAAGTCACCCGCAGCGATGGCTGCCCCACCAG CACCTCACTGCCCCACCCCCGGGAATCTATCCGCAACTGTGCCCTCAGCATGGACCAGATCCCGGACCTGCACTCGCCCATGTCACCCATCTCCGAGAGTCCCAGCTCCCCCGCCTACAGTACTG TGACCCGTGTCCACGCCACCCCTACAGCTCCATCAGCCACAgtgctgcctgcctcccctgtTACCCGCCGCTCCAGTGAACCTCAGCTGTGTCCCGGAAGTGCCCCGAAGCCCCCTGGGGAGTCAGACAAGGGCCCTTATGCCAGCCCCTCCCACACTCTCTCCAAGGCCTCCCCATCCCCGTCACTCAGCAGCTACAGTGACCCGGACTCTGGCCATTACTGCCAGCTGCAGCCTCCTGTCCGTGGCAGTCGAGAGTGGGCAGCAGCTGAGGCCTCCAGCCGGCAGGCCAGGAGCTATGGGGAGAGACTAAAGGAACTGTCAGAGAATGGGGCGCCTGAAGGGGACTGGGGCAGGGCCTTCATAGCCCCTGTTGTGGAAGCCACCTCCTCCTTCAACCCCACCACCTTCCAGTCACTACTGATCCCCAAGGATAACCGGCCACTGGAGGTGGGCCTCCTGCGCAAGGTCAAGGAGCTGCTAGCAGAGGTGGATGCCCGGACGCTGGCCCGGCACGTCACCAAGGTTGACTGCCTG GTTGCTAGGATACTGGGCGTTACCAAGGAGATGCAGACCCTAATGGGAGTCCGCTGGGGCATGGAGCTGCTCACCCTCCCCCATGGCCGGCAGCTACGACTAGACCTGCTGGAAAG GTTCCACACCATGTCCATCATGCTGGCCGTGGACATCCTGGGCTGCACGGGCTCGGCGGAGGAGCGGGCAGTGCTTCTGCACAAGACCATCCAGCTGGCGGCTGAACTTCGAGGGACCATGGGCAACATGTTCAGCTTCGCGGCGGTCATGGGCGCCCTCGATATGGCTCAG ATTGCCCGGCTGGAGCAGACATGGGTGACCCTTCGGCAGCGACACACAGAAGGTGCCATCCTCTACGAGAAAAAGCTCAAGCCATTTCTCAAGAGCCTCAACGAGGGCAAAG AAGGCCTGCCGCTGAGCAATACCACGTTTCCTCATGTGCTGCCGCTTATCACTCTTCTGGAGTGTGACTCGGCCCCAGCAGAGGGCCCCGAGCCCTGGGGCAGCACAGAGCACGGCGTGGAGGTGGTGCTGGCCCACCTGGAGGCTGCCCGCACCGTGGCCCACCACGGAGGCCTGTATCACACCAACGCGGAGGTCAAGCTGCAGG GGTTCCAGGCCCGGCCAGAGCTCTTGGAGGTGTTCAGCACTGAGTTCCAGATGCGCCTCCTCTGGGGCAGCCAGGGCGCCAGCAGCAACCAGGCCCGACGCTACGAGAAGTTCGACAAGGTCCTCACTGCCCTGTCCCACAAACTGGAACCTGCCGTCCGCTCCAGTGAGCTGTGA
- the SH2D3C gene encoding SH2 domain-containing protein 3C isoform X3 — translation MAPSPPLTGWRVGSPRPASPLLPRQGDEVIAPPRGTRSRCPARSLPAPLPRRPPPPTSARPRTPGPTMTERCSLWSALSAAACCFYRGSFVQFSKEKYILDSSPEKLHKELEEELKLSSTDLRSHAWYHGRIPREVSETLVQRNGDFLIRDSLTSLGDYVLTCRWRNQALHFKINKVVVKAGESYTHIQYLFEQESFDHVPALVRYHVGSRKAVSEQSGAIIYCPVNRTFPLRYLEACYGLGQGSGKAASPASPSGPKGSHMKRRSVTMTDGLTADKVTRSDGCPTSTSLPHPRESIRNCALSMDQIPDLHSPMSPISESPSSPAYSTVTRVHATPTAPSATVLPASPVTRRSSEPQLCPGSAPKPPGESDKGPYASPSHTLSKASPSPSLSSYSDPDSGHYCQLQPPVRGSREWAAAEASSRQARSYGERLKELSENGAPEGDWGRAFIAPVVEATSSFNPTTFQSLLIPKDNRPLEVGLLRKVKELLAEVDARTLARHVTKVDCLVARILGVTKEMQTLMGVRWGMELLTLPHGRQLRLDLLERFHTMSIMLAVDILGCTGSAEERAVLLHKTIQLAAELRGTMGNMFSFAAVMGALDMAQIARLEQTWVTLRQRHTEGAILYEKKLKPFLKSLNEGKEGLPLSNTTFPHVLPLITLLECDSAPAEGPEPWGSTEHGVEVVLAHLEAARTVAHHGGLYHTNAEVKLQGFQARPELLEVFSTEFQMRLLWGSQGASSNQARRYEKFDKVLTALSHKLEPAVRSSEL, via the exons atggccccctcccctcccctgaccGGCTGGAGGGTGGGGtctccccgccccgcctccccgcTCCTCCCCCGCCAAGGCGATGAGGTAATCGCGCCGCCGAGAGGCACGCGCAGCCGGTGCCCAGCCCGGTCGCTCCCCGCGCCCCTgccccgccggccgccgcccCCCACATCGGCCCGGCCCCGGACGCCCGGCCCCACCATGACCGAGCGGTGCAGCCTGTGGAGCGCCCTTTCGGCCGCAGCCTGCTGCTTCTACCGCGGCTCCTTCGTGCAG TTCTCCAAGGAGAAGTACATCTTGGACTCCTCCCCTGAGAAGCTACACAAGGAGTTGGAGGAGGAACTCAAACTCAGCAGCACAGATCTCCGCAGTCATGCCTGGTATCACGGCCGCATCCCCCGTGAG GTATCAGAGACCCTGGTGCAGCGCAACGGTGACTTCCTCATCCGGGACTCTCTCACCAGCCTGGGTGACTATGTGCTCACGTGCCGCTGGCGCAACCAGGCCCTGCACTTCAAGATCAACAAGGTGGTGGTGAAGGCCGGGGAGAGCTACACCCACATCCAGTACCTGTTCGAGCAGGAGAGCTTCGACCATGTGCCCGCCCTCGTGCGGTACCATGTGGGCAGCCGCAAGGCCGTGTCGGAGCAGAGCGGTGCCATCATCTACTGCCCTGTGAACCGCACCTTCCCGCTGCGCTACCTGGAGGCCTGTTATGGCCTGGGCCAGGGCAGTGGCAAGGCGGCCAGCCCCGCCAGCCCCTCGGGCCCCAAAGGCAGCCACATGAAGCGGCGCAGCGTCACCATGACCGATGGGCTCACTGCCGACAAAGTCACCCGCAGCGATGGCTGCCCCACCAG CACCTCACTGCCCCACCCCCGGGAATCTATCCGCAACTGTGCCCTCAGCATGGACCAGATCCCGGACCTGCACTCGCCCATGTCACCCATCTCCGAGAGTCCCAGCTCCCCCGCCTACAGTACTG TGACCCGTGTCCACGCCACCCCTACAGCTCCATCAGCCACAgtgctgcctgcctcccctgtTACCCGCCGCTCCAGTGAACCTCAGCTGTGTCCCGGAAGTGCCCCGAAGCCCCCTGGGGAGTCAGACAAGGGCCCTTATGCCAGCCCCTCCCACACTCTCTCCAAGGCCTCCCCATCCCCGTCACTCAGCAGCTACAGTGACCCGGACTCTGGCCATTACTGCCAGCTGCAGCCTCCTGTCCGTGGCAGTCGAGAGTGGGCAGCAGCTGAGGCCTCCAGCCGGCAGGCCAGGAGCTATGGGGAGAGACTAAAGGAACTGTCAGAGAATGGGGCGCCTGAAGGGGACTGGGGCAGGGCCTTCATAGCCCCTGTTGTGGAAGCCACCTCCTCCTTCAACCCCACCACCTTCCAGTCACTACTGATCCCCAAGGATAACCGGCCACTGGAGGTGGGCCTCCTGCGCAAGGTCAAGGAGCTGCTAGCAGAGGTGGATGCCCGGACGCTGGCCCGGCACGTCACCAAGGTTGACTGCCTG GTTGCTAGGATACTGGGCGTTACCAAGGAGATGCAGACCCTAATGGGAGTCCGCTGGGGCATGGAGCTGCTCACCCTCCCCCATGGCCGGCAGCTACGACTAGACCTGCTGGAAAG GTTCCACACCATGTCCATCATGCTGGCCGTGGACATCCTGGGCTGCACGGGCTCGGCGGAGGAGCGGGCAGTGCTTCTGCACAAGACCATCCAGCTGGCGGCTGAACTTCGAGGGACCATGGGCAACATGTTCAGCTTCGCGGCGGTCATGGGCGCCCTCGATATGGCTCAG ATTGCCCGGCTGGAGCAGACATGGGTGACCCTTCGGCAGCGACACACAGAAGGTGCCATCCTCTACGAGAAAAAGCTCAAGCCATTTCTCAAGAGCCTCAACGAGGGCAAAG AAGGCCTGCCGCTGAGCAATACCACGTTTCCTCATGTGCTGCCGCTTATCACTCTTCTGGAGTGTGACTCGGCCCCAGCAGAGGGCCCCGAGCCCTGGGGCAGCACAGAGCACGGCGTGGAGGTGGTGCTGGCCCACCTGGAGGCTGCCCGCACCGTGGCCCACCACGGAGGCCTGTATCACACCAACGCGGAGGTCAAGCTGCAGG GGTTCCAGGCCCGGCCAGAGCTCTTGGAGGTGTTCAGCACTGAGTTCCAGATGCGCCTCCTCTGGGGCAGCCAGGGCGCCAGCAGCAACCAGGCCCGACGCTACGAGAAGTTCGACAAGGTCCTCACTGCCCTGTCCCACAAACTGGAACCTGCCGTCCGCTCCAGTGAGCTGTGA